The sequence GGATATGTATTAGAGTGGACGGTGGAAAATCAATCCCATACTGGTCCGGTAGCGCCTCCCGGAGGCCGTCCAGTGCCGGTTGAGCTACAGTCTGAAACCGATGCAGCCTACCAGAGCCATCCCTGTCCTCCTCTACCTGCAGACCCAGCGATCGCATCAGGCGCACAAACTCACGGTTAGAATTGTCTGGCCCTTCGACCACCAAAATGGGCGTTCGATCTCGTCGCAGCTTGGCTAAGAGCCGATCCATCTGTTCCCCTAGAAGGGAAGTGGTGGGATAATTATCAAGGATAACCAGGTCTTGCGGGGTGGACCAGAATTTAGATTCTTGCCCCTGCCAGTTGCCGCGCAGGAAAATGAGGTGATCCACTACTGCATGCTGGGTCTGACTCACCACCTGCCTGATAAACGCTGTATTCGGGGAGAGCGCACCAGTAAGAATGGTGATTTGTCGGCGGCCGGGCAACACGTCGACCTGGAACTCGCGCCGATTATTCTCAATGGTAAGTTCCTCAGGGAGCACCATGAGTTCCACCCGGAAGTGAGGGGCATCCAGCCGGCCCACAACCGGCGCGCTAAAAGTCTGGATGTAGTCCTGGGATGAAATACGGATTTGTTCCGAATGGATCAACTGGTCTTCATGGAAGACGAAAAGCCGGCTGCGTTTATTGGCCGCATTGCTGGCCTTGACCGTGACCTGTACCCTACCCTGCTCCTGTTCCAGCAGCGACAGGGGATAACGGACATCAAGAATGCTGAGGTCCAATCCGGAAGTAGTGTCCCCGATACCTACGGCAAAGATCGGCACCCCGTAGATATCCCCGATGGCACTGAGATCCAAACCGGCCGTTGCGACACCATCGGAGAACAGAAAGCCCGCTTGCAGGTCGCCGGCTTGCCATACCTCCGCCATGGGACCGAAATCCGTTAAGCGTTCATCGGGTAGATACTCAAAGCGGAGGTTACTCTTGGGAGTCAACCTTTCACCGAAGGTCATGATTAACGGTTGATAGTTATGTTCATCGGCCCACTCAACGACTGACACTACCTGGGAATACACGGTGGAAGCGGCAGTGTTGGGGTGATTCGCCATGCTCAGGGAGTTATCCAAAAAGATGCCGATACGGGGCGCGACAAGAACCTTTCGGCTCCATTCAATCCTGGGATCAAAGAGTAGGAGCACCACCGCACCCAGTAAAAGAGCCCGCACAGCAAGGATCCCGCCCCGGTAGCTTCTGGGTAGTGGCCGCAACCATATACCATATACCAATAAAAAGACCACCAGGCCCAGGAAGGCCACTAGCACCAAGCCCCAAGGCAGCCCCGACTGCAGCTCAACCTTGGGCATGGTCGGCAAGGCTCAAATTAGGATTCACTTCCAGATCAAGGTTAGACCGAACCCCAGCGAGCAGGCGCATATAGCCGGCCATGGCAATCATGGCAGCATTGTCGGTGCAAAATTCCAAAGGTGGATAGGAGATGGTGAGGTTGTCTGCTTCGGCCCAGGCGTCCAAGCGGTGGCGCAGGCGCGCATTGGCTGACACTCCCCCTGCAATGCAGATCCGACTTAACCCCGTCAGTTGTACACTTCGTTGAAGCCGGTCCAGGAGACTATCCACCACCGCTTCCTGGTAAGCAGCAGCGATGTGCTGTCGGCGTTCACGCAGGGCCGATGCGTTGAGATTTTTCAGGTAGTAGAATAAGGCTGTTTTCAGCCCGCTAAAGGAAAAGTCACATCCCTTTGATCCCTTCAAGGGTCTGGGAAAATCAACGGCCCGTGGGTCGCCACCCCTGGCAGCAGACTCAATGGCGGGACCGCCCGGATATCCCAGGCCCAACAAGCGGGCCCCTTTATCAAAGGCTTCCCCAGCAGCATCGTCCAGAGTACGCCCCAGCAGCGTATATTGCCCCGGGCCATCGACCCGCCAGAGATGAGTATGCCCCCCGCTGACAAACAGGCAGAGATAAGGATAGCTGTCGTCGGTCGGTGGTCGCTCAAGAAAATTGGCCCATAGGTGGCCTTCCATATGGTCTACTCCAACCAGCGGCACGTCCAGCGCTTGGGCCAGTCCCTTGGCAAAATTAAGGCCTACCACCAAGGCTCCGGCCAGCCCCGGGCCATAGGTTACGGCAATGCCATTGAGGTCCTGGAGCGAAATGCCAGCGGCGGTCAAAGCCTGATCTACCACTGGCACAATATGGCGTTCATGTAGCCGGGAGGCAACTTCGGGCACCACGCCCCCATAGGGGGCATGAACCATCTGGGCAGCTACAATATTGGAAAGCAGGGAGCCATCAACCACCACCGCCGCCGCCGTCTCATCACAACTACTCTCAATGCCAAGGACGATCACGGCGTCGGACGGGTTGTAATGATCTCCAGCTGTTTGGGTACCAGGTCGCGGTATTCCAGGAGATTCGGGCCCAGCCGGACTTGCGGTTCCACCATCAGGTTCGTAGGTGACCATTGGCTCTGGTAGTCGATAAACACCTCCACCGCCTCATCGTCCAGGTTGGCAAGATAGTCGACCCCACCAGTGACTGTTAAGGCCACTGATGAAGGCCCCACCAAGACACTCAAATTCCCGGGGACGTTCATCACTTTCACCGGCACATCGGTAAGCCGGCGTTCCCCGATCATCTGGACATCCACACTCAGGGTGACATTCAATGGCTCAATGGCCAGAATTCTTCCCGGGGCCGGGTGCCAGAGTCCGACCGTAATCTCAAGTGGTTCGGCCACCATACGATAGGTGCGCCGGCTGGTCAGCACTTCATTCACCTGGTTGACAGCCTCGGCCGCGCCCCTGACAAGGACTTGGGGAGGGGTAACAACGATCTCGCCGACCTGGGTATAGCCCGGCGCAATATCGATAGTGATCTGCGGTCGTACCAGCACCCACTTTTCCTTATAATCACTCAATACAATCTGGATGCTGTCAGGCTGCACTACCTCGACAAATTCGAGGCTTTCCCGAATACCAGGAATAGGTATGGAGATGCGTTGGGGATTTCGGCGGAGATATTCATCCAGATAGAAGGTGTATCGCTGCCGCACCATCACCAAATCAAGCACCAGCTTGGACTTGGAAAACGGGAGGAACAGGTACAGTTTGGCTAACGCGCGACCGGTTCCCTTGAAGCGTATAGTGGCGGTTTGGGGCGCCTCCTGGCTGAGCGTCTTCCCTTCCTGGATGTTCCTGATTTCTATGGGAAATTCAGCGTTCGCCTCGAATTGACTGTTGCTGATGGAAAAGAACCATAGTATAACAGCCAGCCCTACAGCGACCAGTTTATAGATCAGGTCATGGTAGATAGATTTTCGCTTCGAGGCAGCACGCGCCATAGACTTCCACTTCTATCCCTGGGAGCATTTTAATATAACAAGGCAATACGAAGCTCGAGGGGTATTTGGGTCAGCTTCGCCCGATAGCTTTGCTTAATTGATTCATTGCAGATATCTAATATTTCCAAGAGCTTATCAACGCTGCTTTATACAGTCTTCTTTTCCACCTTTTCAGGTGTCTCCACTTCCTGCTGCTCAGCCTTCGCCGAAGCCTTTTTCTTTGGAGCCTGCTTTACTGATTTCGAGACAGCTTTACTATTTTTTTCTTCGACGGTCTCTTCACTGCTCTCTAAAGTGGCGGTCTCCGCACTCTTGCCCGCTTTTCCCTTAGCGGCCCTGGCAGTAGCGGTTTTCTTCCGAGTGGCTGAAGCTTTCTTTTTAGGCCTGGCCTCCTCTACAGGTACCTCTTCAGGCTGCTCCGTTTCATCTGCAACGGCTTCTGCAGCCAGGACAGCTGGGGCCTTCTTCTTCCGCTTGGGTACTGCCTTCTCTTTCACTTCAGTCGGCTCCGCGG is a genomic window of Candidatus Neomarinimicrobiota bacterium containing:
- the tsaD gene encoding tRNA (adenosine(37)-N6)-threonylcarbamoyltransferase complex transferase subunit TsaD, translated to MIVLGIESSCDETAAAVVVDGSLLSNIVAAQMVHAPYGGVVPEVASRLHERHIVPVVDQALTAAGISLQDLNGIAVTYGPGLAGALVVGLNFAKGLAQALDVPLVGVDHMEGHLWANFLERPPTDDSYPYLCLFVSGGHTHLWRVDGPGQYTLLGRTLDDAAGEAFDKGARLLGLGYPGGPAIESAARGGDPRAVDFPRPLKGSKGCDFSFSGLKTALFYYLKNLNASALRERRQHIAAAYQEAVVDSLLDRLQRSVQLTGLSRICIAGGVSANARLRHRLDAWAEADNLTISYPPLEFCTDNAAMIAMAGYMRLLAGVRSNLDLEVNPNLSLADHAQG
- a CDS encoding YbbR-like domain-containing protein, giving the protein MARAASKRKSIYHDLIYKLVAVGLAVILWFFSISNSQFEANAEFPIEIRNIQEGKTLSQEAPQTATIRFKGTGRALAKLYLFLPFSKSKLVLDLVMVRQRYTFYLDEYLRRNPQRISIPIPGIRESLEFVEVVQPDSIQIVLSDYKEKWVLVRPQITIDIAPGYTQVGEIVVTPPQVLVRGAAEAVNQVNEVLTSRRTYRMVAEPLEITVGLWHPAPGRILAIEPLNVTLSVDVQMIGERRLTDVPVKVMNVPGNLSVLVGPSSVALTVTGGVDYLANLDDEAVEVFIDYQSQWSPTNLMVEPQVRLGPNLLEYRDLVPKQLEIITTRPTP